The nucleotide sequence TTCATCTCTCTCAGCGCAACAGCATCACCATCCCCAAAGCAAGCGGCTGTCTCCCGCAGCGCAGCATCAGCCTCCGGCTGCAGCTGCCGGAAGGAGATTGCCGTTTGCGGCCAAAAAACAATTTACCCAACTCAGGAATAAATCCACCCCCTCGCTATCCACTCACTCCCCAAAGCAAGCGGCTGTCTCCCGCAGCGCGGCATCAGCCTCCGGCTGCAGCTGCCGGAAGGAGATTGCCGCTTGCCGATCTCTCCTGCATATTCTGCTTGACAAAAGATCTCAGTTTCGCTATAATAAATCAACTTCATCCACATTAAACGATGACGCGAAGAGTAACAAACAAACTGATTTTTCAGAGAGTCGGGAATGCTGCGAACCCGATAAGTCAATGTTTGCCAAGAACACCGCCGAGTTGCCGCCCGAACAAAAAGCCGGCTTCCTTTGCTTTTTCAGTAGACGCGGCCGGGTTCGCCCGCTGCAGCGATTCATGAGTTGGGAGATTGCCATCCGCAAATATTCGTCAGCGGGCAGCATCTCCAAAGTGGGTGGCACCGCGAATAGCAGCCCTTCGTCCCGCTGTAAAGTTTACAGCGTCAACGAAGGGCTTTCTTGATAGCAAGAAAAAACAGGAGGTACTGAAAATGACTGTCACCAAAATCAAACAACTCTACCGCATGGCACAGCCGCCTTACGGCCAGACCATCACCGTCGCCGGCTGGGTTCGCACCACCCGCTCCTCCAACAGTATCGGTTTCATCGAACTGAACGACGGCAGCTTTTTTAAAAACCTGCAAATCGTATTTGAACCGCAGCAAGTCGCTAATTTTGCGGAAGTCGCGAAAATGCCCATCGCAACAGCCCTCAAGATCAGCGGCAGCTTACTTCAAACTCCGGCTGCCAAGCAGCCCTTTGAACTGCACGCGCAGGAAATCATTGAGCTGGCGTCTTCCTCTGCCGATTACCCGCTGCAGAAAAAACGTCATTCCCTGGAATATCTGCGTGAAATTGCCTGGTTCCGTCCGCGTTCCAATCTCTTCTCCGCTGTCCTGCGCGTCCGTTCCGTGGCGGCTTTTGCCATCCATCGTTTCTTCCAGGAGCAGGGTTTCGTTTACGCCAACACTCCTTTGATCACCGACTCCGATGGCGAAGGCGCCGGCGAAATGTTCCGTGTCACCACACTGGATCTGATGAACCTGCCTCATCAGGCAGACGGCAGCATAGATTACAGCCGGGATTTTTTCGGCAAAGAAACCCATCTCAACGTCACCGGTCAGCTGCAGGCCGAAGCGATGGCGATGGCTTTTCGGGACATTTACACCTTCGGACCAACCTTCCGGGCTGAGAATTCCAACACCACCCGTCATGCAGCGGAATTTTGGATGATGGAACCGGAAATGGCATTTGCCGATTTAGAGGACAACATGGCCAACATCGAAAGTATGATCAAATATGTCATCAACTATGTCCTGCAGGAATGCCCGGAAGAAATGGAATTCTTCAACCAATTTGTCGATAACAATTTACTGACTCGCCTGAACAATGTGGTCTCCAATGAATTCAAACACCTTTCCTACACCGCAGCGGTCGAGCTGCTCCTGCAGAGCGGACAGTCGTTCGATTTCCCCGTCTCCTGGGGAATGGACTTACAGACAGAACATGAGCGTTACCTGACTGAGCAAATTTTTCAAAAGCCTGTCTTTGTCTACGACTATCCGAAAGAAATCAAGGCTTTTTACATGCGCCAAAATGACGACGGCAAGACCGTGGCGGCAGTCGATTTGCTGGTACCCGGCATCGGTGAAATTGTGGGAGGCAGCCAACGGGAAGAACGTTATGATGTGCTGATCCAGCGGATGAAGGAATTGAATATGGACCTGACACCTTACAGTTGGTATTTGGAATTACGCAGATACGGCGGGGTATATCACAGCGGCTATGGTCTCGGTTTTGAACGATTGGTGATGTATCTGACGGGAGTCAGCAACATTCGCGATGTCTGCCTCAGTCCGCGCACAGTCGGCAGTATTTCATTCTAAGCAAAACGAAAGGAAGTTTTCCATCCCATGAAAAAAATCACCCTGTTCTATTTACCGCATTGTCCCTATTGCCAAGAAGCCCTGCGGATGCTGAATGAACTAATCGAACAGCATCCGGAATATGCTGCCATCGAAATCGAAAAAATCGATGAAAGTCAGCAAATGGAACTGGCAGCCAAGTACGATTATTATTTTGTTCCAACTTTTTATCTCGGCAGTCAAAAAATGCTGGAGGCGGCTCCGTTCAAAGGCGTCGGCAGCAAAGAAGCCGTTGAAGCAGTCCTGAAGGCTGCGCTGGCAGAGGCGTAATTTCTGCTAAAAATTGAACCGTCCCTACAATCAAAAGGCAAGACCGCGTTCCGACTGCTTCCCGGAATGCCGTCTTGCCTTTTTCATAGAAAAAATACGACAATCTGTCTTTCTCTGCCGGAAAAATTCGATTATTTTCTGAAATAAAACAATTCGTAATTGACAAATACTGTTGGAAGATTTATCATGAAACTATTACGCAATATAAAAAAAACTTATTTGTTTTTTTATCTGTCGATAAACATAGAAAAGCGCTCCTCGTGTTTTTGCTTCACGCTCGACGATCCTAAAAAACAGATCGCAAGATGCCGTTCGGAGGAATCCAGGCAAAAATCAATTGCGGACCACGGATCATGCATCTTTGGAGGTGTTTCAACTTCATGCGTCTCATTCGAAATGATGGATTCTTAACCAACCGTCATCACTTTACCCCCAGTCACCCGGAATACCGCAGCGTGATTCTGCTCAATGTGGTCCTGCTGGCCATGATTCCCATATCTGTCTTTTGTGCCTTCAGCAATCTGTTTTTTTTTCAAAACGCCACCCTGGCAGCTGTCAACCTGCTGGTCATCCTCTTCGCCTGCGGTCTGCTCTGTTATTTTCATAAGACCAATCAATTTATCAAAGCCAGTCATCTTACCGTTTTGCTTCTCCTGTTTTCTTTGAGTCTATATATTGTTTTCAATGGGACCGCCAACTATGCCCTTTATTGGATTTGCTGTTTCCCTCCCTATCTCTACTTCCAGCTGGGGTTAAAGGTTGGCCGGCGTCTGACTCTGATCTATGGTTCGGGGCTCTTAATTTATCTTCTCAGCCGGCATGAACTATGGCAGCCTGCCGGCATGAACTGGAGCGCTATCGGCAATCTATTCTTCGCCACCTTGATGCTAATCCTGATCATCGATTATTTCGAACAAAGCAGGAATGAAGTATCCGCTTTTGTGAGAGAAAAAAACCGTGAATTGAACCTCACCAATGAAGCGCTGCAAAACAGCCAGGAGCAATTGCGGCTGATTCTGGATTCCACCGCCGAAGCGATTTATGGCATTGATCTGCAGGAAAATTGTACTTTCTGCAATCAAAGCTGCCTGGCTTTATTGGGCTATCAAAGAGAAGAAGACTTGCTGGGTAAAAATATGCACAGTCAAATTCTGCATAACCTGCAAGACGGCAAAGTATGTCCGCCGGAAGAATGCCGCATCATCGCATCCCTGCAGGAAGCCAGTACTTTGCATGTGAAGGAGGAAGTTTTCTGGCGGGCCGATGCCAGCAGTTTTGATGCGGAGTACCATTCCTATCCTCAATATAAGGACGGAAAAGTAACCGGTGCCGTGATCACTTTTATGGATATTACCGAACGCAAAAAAGATGAAGATCGGATCAGATTTCTTAGTTATCACGATTCTCTGACCGGTCTTTTGAATAAAAGCCGCTTTTATGAACAGGTTGCCGCAATGGACACCGAGCAGAATCTGCCGATCTCCCTGTTATTCGGCGACATCAACGGTTTAAAATTAATCAACGATATCTTCGGTCATAGCCTTGGTGATCAATTGATCCAAAAATCAGCGGAAATCCTGCAAAAAACCTGCGGGGACTCGGCAATCATTGCCCGGGCAGGCGGAGATGAATTTATTCTGCTCTTGGCGAAAACAGATGCCGCAGCAGCAGAAAAAATCACAGACAAAATTACGGCGGAACTTTTTAAAGAAAAAGTATCCGGCATTCCCTGCAGCATGTCTATGGGGTTCGACACCAAAACAGACTGCTCCCAGGATATTGAACGGACGATTCTCAATGCGGAAAGCAATATGTACCAGAATAAAACCAGCAACCGCAAACAAATCGACTCAGGCATACTCAACACGGTGATCTCAACCCTGCATAATAAACATCCCCGGGAACGTCAGCATTCCCTCAACACCGGCAGGCTTTGCAGCCAAATTGGGGCGGCTTTGCAACTGCCCGAAACCCGAATTAAGAAACTGGGACAAGCCGGCTATCTGCATGATATCGGCAAAATCGTTTTAAAGGATGAAATGCTGCGGACCGATACGATGACAAAAGAAAAACGGGCAGAGCGGCAAAAACACCCGATCATGGGTTACCGTATCCTCAATTTATTTGACGAAACCTTGGATTTAGCGGAGTCGGTTTACAGCCATCATGAAAACTGGGATGGTTCCGGTTATCCGAAGGGATTGCATGGTCTGGAAATCCCGGAAATGTCCCGTATCATAGCAGTCGCTGAGGCTTATGATGCCATGACGAATATTTATTGCAGCAACCCTTTATCCAATGAAGAAGCGCTGCTGAAGATGAGCGAAATGGCAGGCAAAGTCATTGATCCCAACATCACCGCCGTATTTATCGCACTGATGTCAAAAAAACCGGAAACGGCATAAGATTGGCGCTCCTTGTTAATTCACTGCAAAAAAATCCCAGCTGTTGACAGTCTGACTGTCAACAGCTGGGATTTTTTATTCTTTTGGCTGATCGTCCTTGTTACCCTGTTTTTCCGCCAGTTGCTGACGCATTTTTTCCAACTCGGCTTCCAATGCCTGAGTCTGCCGGTTCTTCTTACGGTTGAAAAGCATGCGGCGCAGAACATCATATAAAATAAACAATACCAGCGGACAGGCGATAAAAATTACCATACCAATCGGTGTCTGCATAAAAATCGCGAAATTACCCAGTTTGGAGACATGCAGCAAATATTGCCCTTCCACCATGCTCTCCAGGACCGGATTTCTGTCATTGACGTTGTTGTTATCCCCTTTGGTAGTAAATTTACGCCCGTCGGTGCTCTCGGTGATCTCGACGATTCTATGGGTAATGACTGAATTCCCCTCGCGATAGGAAATGACATCGCCGACCTGCAGGGTATCAGTCGCTACTTCTTTCACCAGGACAAGATCTCCTGAGTAAAACTCCGGTTCCATTGAGCCGGACAAAACAATGAACGGTTTATAACCGAGAAAGCTTGGTACTTCGTTGGGATAGACAAAGGATTTCACGATCAGCGTTGCATTGATGATCAGAAGCGGTAATAATAGGATACAAAGCAGGATGCCGATCACCGTCACGGTTTTATCCCATGTTTTTTTGGTGTGATCCGTCGTGTTCATCTCAAAACCCCCACTCAATTTTTTCCGGATTGGCATAGCGGAATCGTTCCTGCCGGACCAGCGTTGGCCGGATCCGGCGCAATCGATTCTGACCTGATTTGTAACCTTGACTCTGGATCTGTCTTGCAAAGGAACCGCTTACCGTTTCCTTTATCAACCAACCGATAATGTGATTATATGCCGGCAAAGTCACTCAGTCAATAGTTTTTTGCGATATGAAAAGATTTTATACGGTGTTGTCCCATTTTGTGCTCTAGTCGTTACCCGTTTTTGGAAAAATCGCGCTGACCGTTCCGGAATCAGCGGAGTTTGTCACCGTGACTGCACCGGCGATGCTGAAATAATTGTCAGGGATGCCAATGGTTGTATAGCCTTCCGCTGCTGTCAGGCTAATCACAGCCGTGTAAACAATGTTTTTTTTGAACTTATCTCCGGGCGACGGATTCCAGACGATGGTGGCTGTATATTGACTGGTAGCATCTACCATCAGATCGGGTGCGGCATTTTTAACGGGCGGCGTAATACCGGAGATGACGGTCAGGTCAATCGGTTTCGCTGTGACAGCCGCCGTGGCAGCACTTTCTACGGCGCTGCCGGCGGTGATTCCCGTTGCGGCTATTGGCGTC is from Negativicutes bacterium and encodes:
- the asnS gene encoding asparagine--tRNA ligase, which translates into the protein MTVTKIKQLYRMAQPPYGQTITVAGWVRTTRSSNSIGFIELNDGSFFKNLQIVFEPQQVANFAEVAKMPIATALKISGSLLQTPAAKQPFELHAQEIIELASSSADYPLQKKRHSLEYLREIAWFRPRSNLFSAVLRVRSVAAFAIHRFFQEQGFVYANTPLITDSDGEGAGEMFRVTTLDLMNLPHQADGSIDYSRDFFGKETHLNVTGQLQAEAMAMAFRDIYTFGPTFRAENSNTTRHAAEFWMMEPEMAFADLEDNMANIESMIKYVINYVLQECPEEMEFFNQFVDNNLLTRLNNVVSNEFKHLSYTAAVELLLQSGQSFDFPVSWGMDLQTEHERYLTEQIFQKPVFVYDYPKEIKAFYMRQNDDGKTVAAVDLLVPGIGEIVGGSQREERYDVLIQRMKELNMDLTPYSWYLELRRYGGVYHSGYGLGFERLVMYLTGVSNIRDVCLSPRTVGSISF
- a CDS encoding thioredoxin family protein, encoding MKKITLFYLPHCPYCQEALRMLNELIEQHPEYAAIEIEKIDESQQMELAAKYDYYFVPTFYLGSQKMLEAAPFKGVGSKEAVEAVLKAALAEA
- a CDS encoding diguanylate cyclase, producing MRLIRNDGFLTNRHHFTPSHPEYRSVILLNVVLLAMIPISVFCAFSNLFFFQNATLAAVNLLVILFACGLLCYFHKTNQFIKASHLTVLLLLFSLSLYIVFNGTANYALYWICCFPPYLYFQLGLKVGRRLTLIYGSGLLIYLLSRHELWQPAGMNWSAIGNLFFATLMLILIIDYFEQSRNEVSAFVREKNRELNLTNEALQNSQEQLRLILDSTAEAIYGIDLQENCTFCNQSCLALLGYQREEDLLGKNMHSQILHNLQDGKVCPPEECRIIASLQEASTLHVKEEVFWRADASSFDAEYHSYPQYKDGKVTGAVITFMDITERKKDEDRIRFLSYHDSLTGLLNKSRFYEQVAAMDTEQNLPISLLFGDINGLKLINDIFGHSLGDQLIQKSAEILQKTCGDSAIIARAGGDEFILLLAKTDAAAAEKITDKITAELFKEKVSGIPCSMSMGFDTKTDCSQDIERTILNAESNMYQNKTSNRKQIDSGILNTVISTLHNKHPRERQHSLNTGRLCSQIGAALQLPETRIKKLGQAGYLHDIGKIVLKDEMLRTDTMTKEKRAERQKHPIMGYRILNLFDETLDLAESVYSHHENWDGSGYPKGLHGLEIPEMSRIIAVAEAYDAMTNIYCSNPLSNEEALLKMSEMAGKVIDPNITAVFIALMSKKPETA
- a CDS encoding signal peptidase I; protein product: MNTTDHTKKTWDKTVTVIGILLCILLLPLLIINATLIVKSFVYPNEVPSFLGYKPFIVLSGSMEPEFYSGDLVLVKEVATDTLQVGDVISYREGNSVITHRIVEITESTDGRKFTTKGDNNNVNDRNPVLESMVEGQYLLHVSKLGNFAIFMQTPIGMVIFIACPLVLFILYDVLRRMLFNRKKNRQTQALEAELEKMRQQLAEKQGNKDDQPKE